In Scyliorhinus canicula chromosome 27, sScyCan1.1, whole genome shotgun sequence, the following proteins share a genomic window:
- the LOC119957856 gene encoding uncharacterized protein C6orf15-like encodes MVSTGPDSPWGMVSTGPDSPWGTVSTGPDSPWGTVSTGPDSPWGMVSTGPDSPWGTVSIGPDSPWGMVSTGPDSPWGMVSIGPDLPWGTVSIGPDSPWGTVSTGPDSPWGTVSTGPDSPWGMVSTGPDSPWGTVSIGPDSPWGTVSIGPDSPWGTVSIGPDSPWGTVSIGPDSPWGTVSTGPDSPWGMVSTGPDSPWGMVSTGPDSPWGMVSTGPDSPWGTVSTGPDSPWGTVSIGPDSPWGMVSTGPDSPWGIVSTGPDSPWGMVSTGPDSPWGTVSIGPDSPWGTVSTGPDSPWGMVSTGLDLSLEMGFHRP; translated from the exons atgGTTTCCACAG GCCCTGACTCCCCCTGGGGTATGGTTTCCACAGGCCctgactccccctggggtacGGTTTCCACAGgccctgactctccctggggtacggtTTCCACAGgccctgactctccctggggtatgGTTTCCACAGGCCctgactccccctggggtacagtttcCATAGgccctgactctccctggggtatgGTTTCCACAGgccctgactctccctggggtatgGTTTCCATAGGTCCCGACTTGCCCTGGGGTACAGTTTCCATAGGCCctgactccccctggggtacGGTTTCCACAGGCCctgactccccctggggtacagtttcCACAGGCCCTGACTCCCCCTGGGGTATGGTTTCCACAGGCCctgactccccctggggtacagtttcCATAGGCCctgactccccctggggtacagtttcCATAGGCCctgactccccctggggtacagtttcCATAGGCCctgactccccctggggtacagtttcCATAGGCCctgactccccctggggtacGGTTTCCACAGGCCCTGACTCCCCCTGGGGTATGGTTTCCACAGGCCCTGACTCCCCCTGGGGTATGGTTTCCACAGGCCCTGACTCCCCCTGGGGTATGGTTTCCACAGGCCCCGACTCCCCCTGGGGTACGGTTTCCACAGGCCCCgactccccctggggtacagtttcCATAGGCCCTGACTCCCCCTGGGGTATGGTTTCCACAGGCCCTGACTCCCCCTGGGGTATAGTTTCCACAGGCCCTGACTCCCCCTGGGGTATGGTTTCCACAGGCCCCgactccccctggggtacagtttcCATAGGCCctgactccccctggggtacGGTTTCCACAGgccctgactctccctggggtatgGTTTCCACAGGCCTTGACCTCTCTCTGGAGATGGGTTTCCACAGGCCCTGA